The Methanomassiliicoccales archaeon genome includes a region encoding these proteins:
- the uppS gene encoding polyprenyl diphosphate synthase: MSNEITRAIANTAYQTYERRLFKEVMEGKIPDHVAIIMDGNRRFAQEIGLAAHEGHAKGKDKLEEVMEWCQEMGIRVLTVYAFSTENLNRDEGEVSFLMDLFAESFLKLAEDARVHKNHIKVTVLGQKELLPERVIKAIEVAEQRTKDYDRYFYNIAVAYGSRQEMITAIKRIATKVKDGEMNVEEIDEKMFSSFLYTADFPDPDLVLRTSGEERVSNFLLWQLAYSELYFTDVFWPGFRKVDFMRAIRSYQARQRRFGK, from the coding sequence ATGTCCAACGAGATTACCCGCGCGATCGCCAACACCGCCTATCAGACCTACGAGCGGCGGCTGTTCAAGGAGGTCATGGAGGGCAAGATCCCGGACCACGTGGCTATCATCATGGACGGTAACCGCCGCTTCGCCCAGGAGATCGGGCTGGCGGCGCACGAGGGCCACGCCAAGGGAAAAGACAAGTTGGAGGAGGTCATGGAATGGTGCCAGGAGATGGGCATTCGCGTGCTTACGGTCTACGCCTTCTCCACCGAGAACCTCAACCGCGATGAGGGCGAGGTGTCTTTCCTCATGGACCTTTTCGCCGAGAGCTTTCTTAAGCTGGCGGAGGACGCCCGGGTGCACAAGAACCATATCAAGGTGACGGTCCTGGGCCAGAAGGAGCTGCTGCCGGAGCGGGTGATCAAGGCCATAGAGGTGGCCGAGCAGCGAACCAAGGACTACGACCGCTACTTCTACAACATCGCTGTGGCCTACGGCAGCCGGCAGGAGATGATAACGGCCATCAAGCGCATCGCCACCAAGGTCAAGGACGGCGAGATGAACGTGGAAGAGATCGACGAGAAGATGTTCTCCAGCTTTCTATACACCGCCGACTTCCCCGACCCCGACCTGGTCCTGCGCACCTCGGGCGAGGAGAGGGTCTCGAACTTCCTGCTCTGGCAGCTAGCCTATTCCGAGCTGTACTTCACCGACGTTTTCTGGCCCGGCTTCCGCAAGGTGGACTTCATGCGGGCGATACGCTCCTATCAAGCGAGACAGAGGCGCTTCGGCAAGTGA